In Streptomyces sp. NBC_00448, the following are encoded in one genomic region:
- the pcaB gene encoding 3-carboxy-cis,cis-muconate cycloisomerase, with the protein MLAPGRAGSAAEAATGDAAYVRAMLDAEAALTRAQAALGLAPASAAAAVTAAAAVTGRYDVRDLALRSRAGGNPVIPLVANLTAATAELDPAAGEFVHRGATSQDILDTATMLVASRTLATVLADLGRAAGALARLAAEHRDTPLPGRTLTQHAVPTTFGLKAAGWRSLLLAGRDRLAAVQNSLPAQLGGAAGTLAAFAAFAGADDGSARDGAGAHDSDSARDGDIGLRLLAGYAAETGLAEPALPWHTLRTPVADLAGALAFAAGALGKVAADVLVLSRTEIGELSEGSGGGSSAMPHKANPVRATLIAAAARQVPALAAVLFGSLAGEDERPAGAWHAEWQPLREALRLVGGAARDAVELVEDLRVHPHRMRANLDATDGLIATEHLAAALTALIGRGEARSLLDRAVRRAVEEDVELEDALRADPALAAALTPQRLRHLLDPVTYLGSAPALVDRALRPTRP; encoded by the coding sequence CTGCTCGCCCCAGGGCGGGCCGGGTCCGCGGCCGAGGCCGCCACGGGCGACGCCGCGTACGTGCGCGCCATGCTCGACGCCGAGGCCGCGCTCACCCGCGCCCAGGCCGCGCTGGGGCTGGCCCCGGCGTCGGCGGCGGCCGCGGTCACGGCGGCCGCCGCGGTGACCGGCCGCTACGACGTACGCGACCTGGCGCTGCGTTCCCGCGCCGGCGGCAACCCGGTCATCCCGCTGGTCGCGAACCTGACGGCCGCCACCGCCGAACTCGACCCGGCCGCAGGCGAGTTCGTCCACCGCGGCGCGACCAGCCAGGACATCCTGGACACGGCCACGATGCTGGTCGCCTCCCGCACGCTGGCGACGGTGCTGGCCGACCTGGGCCGCGCGGCCGGCGCGCTGGCCCGGCTCGCCGCCGAGCACCGCGACACGCCACTGCCCGGCCGCACCCTGACCCAGCACGCCGTCCCCACCACGTTCGGGCTGAAGGCGGCCGGCTGGCGGTCTCTGCTGCTTGCCGGACGCGACCGGCTCGCGGCCGTACAGAACTCGCTGCCCGCTCAACTCGGCGGTGCGGCAGGGACGTTGGCCGCCTTCGCGGCGTTCGCCGGGGCCGACGACGGCAGCGCGCGGGACGGGGCCGGCGCGCACGACAGTGACAGCGCGCGCGACGGCGACATCGGCCTGCGGCTGCTCGCCGGGTATGCCGCCGAGACCGGCCTCGCCGAGCCCGCGCTGCCCTGGCACACACTCCGCACCCCCGTCGCGGACCTCGCCGGTGCGCTGGCCTTCGCGGCCGGCGCCCTCGGCAAGGTCGCGGCCGACGTGCTGGTGCTGTCCAGGACCGAGATCGGCGAGCTGTCCGAAGGCAGCGGCGGGGGCTCCTCCGCCATGCCGCACAAGGCCAACCCCGTACGCGCCACCCTCATCGCGGCCGCCGCCCGCCAGGTCCCCGCGCTCGCCGCCGTCCTGTTCGGCTCGCTCGCCGGCGAGGACGAACGCCCCGCCGGCGCCTGGCACGCCGAGTGGCAGCCGCTGCGCGAGGCGCTGCGCCTCGTCGGCGGCGCCGCCCGCGACGCCGTCGAACTCGTCGAGGACCTGCGGGTCCACCCGCACCGGATGCGCGCGAACCTCGACGCGACGGACGGCCTCATCGCCACCGAGCACCTTGCCGCCGCACTCACTGCCCTGATCGGCCGCGGTGAGGCGCGATCCCTCCTCGACCGCGCCGTCCGCCGCGCGGTCGAGGAGGACGTCGAACTCGAGGACGCCCTGCGCGCGGACCCGGCCCTCGCTGCCGCGCTGACCCCCCAGCGCCTGCGTCACCTCCTCGACCCCGTCACCTACCTGGGCTCCGCCCCCGCCCTGGTCGACCGCGCGCTGCGCCCCACCCGACCGTGA